GAAGCTGCGGGAGTCACTGGAGCAGCAGGCGACCGTGGTCCGTACGGCGCTGATGGCGGCGACCGACCGCGACCCGGCTGCGTATGTGGTCGTGCTGCCACGGTGAGCCGCAAACCTCGTCAGCCGCAGAACTCCGCCTCGACGACCGCCTCGCTGTCCCCCGCCCAGTCGCCGTTGAAGTTCAGCGCCAGCGAGTGGCTCCCGTCCCGCGTGGTGAGCGCCTCGGACGCGGAACCGTGAATTCCACCCCCGTGGCCCCAGACCTCGGTGCCACAGCTCGTCGTGTGCCGCATCAGGCCGAGACCGTAGCGGTTGTACGGCTCCTTCGGGTCCGTCGGGACGGTGGTGGTCATCTCCCGCAGTTGCCGCTGCGGCAGCACATCGCCCTTCAGCAGCGCCCGGTAGAAGCGTTGCAGATCGGCGGAGTCGGAGACCATCTCGCCGGCCGCCCCGGCGGCCGACGGGTTCAGTTCGGTCACGTCATGGATCTTCGCCTTCGGGTCCTCGGACAGCTTCGAGTAGGCCCGGCCGCTGGGGCGCGGCATCCGGGCCTCGGTCCCGGGCAGGGAGGTCGCGCGCAGATGGAGCGGGCGCAGGATCCGGCGCTCGATCTCGGTTCCGTAGGGACGTCCCGTCACCCGTTCGACGACCATTCCGGCGAGGACGAAGTTGGTGTTGGAGTACTTCCAGGCCGTGCCGGGGGCGAACTCGGGGCTGTGCCCCATCGCTAGCCCCACCAGCTGCCGCGGCGTCCACGTGTCGTAGCGGTGCTGGAAGAAGCCGTCGCCGAAGACCTTCGCCAGGAAGCCCGGGTCGTCGGTGTAGTTGTAGATCCCGCTGGTGTGGTTGAGGAGTTGCCTCAGGGTGATCCGGCGTCCGTCGTGGCCGTGGCCGCGCACCACGCCGGGGAGCCACT
This portion of the Streptomyces sp. NBC_01750 genome encodes:
- a CDS encoding serine hydrolase domain-containing protein, which gives rise to MSLRTVRTLRAALTGVVAMAALATAALVSPAAADSGTGETHRGTQRAIEAAVRDGVPGVVAQAHDRDGTWSGTAGVANLRTGRERLPQDRFRVGSITKTFVATVVLQLEAEGRLSLDDTVEQWLPGVVRGHGHDGRRITLRQLLNHTSGIYNYTDDPGFLAKVFGDGFFQHRYDTWTPRQLVGLAMGHSPEFAPGTAWKYSNTNFVLAGMVVERVTGRPYGTEIERRILRPLHLRATSLPGTEARMPRPSGRAYSKLSEDPKAKIHDVTELNPSAAGAAGEMVSDSADLQRFYRALLKGDVLPQRQLREMTTTVPTDPKEPYNRYGLGLMRHTTSCGTEVWGHGGGIHGSASEALTTRDGSHSLALNFNGDWAGDSEAVVEAEFCG